Proteins from a genomic interval of Nasonia vitripennis strain AsymCx chromosome 3, Nvit_psr_1.1, whole genome shotgun sequence:
- the LOC100121522 gene encoding probable RNA-binding protein 19, whose translation MSRLIVKNLPKNVTETKLKELFSEKGIVTDVQLKYTEDRKFRRFGFVGYKTEDEASAALDFFHNSCIDTARITVERCAGLGDASKPKSWSKYAPDSKSSEAKEAPTSEPAEDGKKKKKSKKGKEEEEVDDKSGKKNKKDKEKENNKVKELLEKHKDDPLFEEFLESHTKGDKKIWSNNALLGDDNEEDPHEDKDSDDGGSGSEDESDSDEGEAIAKKNISDKEYMEALKKKSQGLKVKDIKEIDKKKGTTNFFTVKLNGLAYNHKKKDIKIFFKGMKPKSIRVPRKIKGIAYVGFKTEKLMKQALNKNKSFLDGKRIFVTKYEKSEKEEEKQDDKKGPNLRWKQQEEALKSEENVAESGRIFLRNLSYTATEDDIRKLFETYGPLSEVNLPIDMVTRKPKGFGTVTFLMPEHAVKAYSELDGSVLNGRMLHLLPAKTKTSPEDLLAQDGLSFKQKKELKAKAAAGSSHNWNTLFLGPNAVADAIANAYNTTKENVLQDGDNGASVAVRLALGETQLVQETQKFLEENGVHLNAFNQAPKARSKTVILVKNLPAGTHIREIREMFAKHGELGRVVLPPSGITALVEFIEPSEARKAFMRLAYSKFKHLPLYLEWAPDDSFTSAPPKSAKGKTDTADEKVRNNTKGNGAVKAEGGTDNKNEAKESDDEEDEDEPEPDTTLFVKNLDFRTTEEQLRKHFSKCGKLHYASVSTKKDPKNPGNKLSMGYGFVRYKFKSDCERALKELQTSNLDGKTLDLKRSERTLQTDVITTAKKTSKITEQTGTKILVRNVPFQANADEVKELFKAFGEIKSVRLPKKMVGEEKHRGFGFVEFYTKKEAKRAFKALCQSTHLYGRRLVLEWAQTDEGVEDLRKRTAKHFHEDISAKRSKKSTLDPESIGLEVDQSNK comes from the exons ATGTCGCGATTGATCGTGAAGAATTTACCCAAAAAT GTTACCGAGACTAAGCTCAAGGAGCTTTTCAGCGAAAAGGGTATCGTCACGGATGTGCAGCTCAAGTACACGGAGGATCGCAAGTTCAGGAGGTTCGGTTTCGTTGGCTACAAGACAGAGGATGAAGCCTCTGCTGCTCTGGACTTTTTCCACAATAGCTGCATCGACACTGCTAGAATCACTGTAGAACGATGTGCAGGACTTG GGGATGcctctaagccaaagtcatgGAGCAAGTATGCACCTGACAGCAAATCAAGCGAGGCTAAAGAAGCCCCTACCAGTGAGCCTGCGGAGGatggcaagaaaaagaaaaagtctAAGAAGGgaaaggaagaagaagaagtagatGACAAAAGTgggaagaagaataagaaggacaaagagaaagagaacaaCAAAGTCAAAGAGTTATTAGAGAAG cACAAAGATGATCCGCTGTTTGAGGAGTTTCTTGAAAGTCACACCAAAGGAGATAAAAAAATCTGGAGTAATAATGCTTTGCTAGGTGATGACAATGAAGAGGACCCCCATGAGGATAAAGACAGCGATGACGGTGGAAGTGGTTCAGAAGATGAATCAGATTCTGATGAAGGAGAAGCAATAGCAAAGAAGAACATATCTGATAAGGAGTACATGGAAGCTTTGAAGAAAAAGTCACAGGGACTCAAAGTTAAAGACATTAAAGAAATCGACAAGAAAAAGGGAACAACTAATTTCTTTACTGTGAAACTCAATGGTCTGGCTTACAATCACAAAAAGAAggatatcaaaatatttttcaagggAATGAAACCAAAGTCAATAAGAGTACCACGGAAAATCAAAGGCATAGCCTATGTGGGTTTTAAGACTGAAAAACTAATGAAACAAGCTTTGAACAAGAATAAAAGTTTCTTAG ATGGAAAACGCATTTTTGTgacaaaatatgaaaaatcagaaaaagaagaagaaaaacaggACGATAAAAAGGGTCCGAATTTGAGGTGGAAGCAACAAGAAGAGGCTCTCAAGAGTGAAGAAAATGTTGCTGAGTCTGGTAGAATTTTCTTAAGGAATCTGTCTTACACTGCAACCGAAGATGATATTAGAAAATTGTTTGAGACCTACG GTCCATTGAGTGAGGTGAATCTACCAATAGATATGGTTACCAGAAAGCCCAAAGGATTTGGCACAGTAACCTTCCTAATGCCGGAACACGCTGTCAAAGCATACTCAGAACTTGACGGATCTGTGCTGAATGGTAGAATGCTTCATCTTTTGCCggcgaaaactaaaacttcacCGGAAGATTTGCTTGCGCAAGATGGCCTAAGCTTTAAGCAGAAGAAAGAGTTGAAAGCAAAGGCCGCTGCTGGATCCTCACACAACTGGAATACTCTATTTTTGGGCCCAAACGCCGTTGCAGATGCGATAGCAAACGCTTACAATACTACGAAGGAAAAT GTTCTTCAAGACGGCGATAACGGAGCTAGCGTAGCTGTACGCTTAGCCTTAGGTGAAACGCAGTTGGTGCAGGAAACACAAAAATTCTTGGAAGAAAACGGCGTGCACTTGAACGCATtcaatcaagcaccaaaagcCAGATCAAAGACTGTAattcttgttaaaaatttacCCGCTGGAACTCATATACGAGAAATCAGAGAAATGTTCGCCAAGCACGGAGAGCTTGGTCGCGTGGTTTTGCCTCCATCGGGAATCACAGCTCTAGTCGAGTTTATCGAGCCATCGGAAGCGAGGAAAGCTTTTATGAGGCTAGCGTACTCAAAATTCAAACATTTGCCTCTTTATTTGGAGTGGGCACCAGATGACAGTTTCACATCTGCGCCACCTAAATCTGCCAAGGGTAAAACAGATACAGCTGACGAAAAAGTGCGGAATAACACGAAAGGAAACGGAGCAGTCAAAGCTGAAGGAGGGAcagataataaaaatgaagctAAAGAAAGCGACgacgaagaagacgaagacgaACCAGAGCCCGACACGACTCTTTTTGTCAAGAATTTGGACTTCCGTACGACAGAAGAACAACTTAGAAag CACTTTTCTAAATGCGGTAAACTGCATTACGCAAGTGTCTCGACGAAAAAAGATCCCAAAAATCCCGGAAACAAATTATCGATGGGTTACGGTTTTGTAAGATACAAGTTCAAATCAGATTGCGAGAGAGCTTTGAAAGAATTGCAAACCAGTAATTTGGACGGGAAAACGCTCGATCTCAAACGATCAGAAAGAACATTACA AACTGATGTCATAACTACTGCAAAGAAGACTTCGAAAATTACGGAGCAGACGGGAACGAAAATTCTCGTGAGGAACGTGCCTTTCCAAGCAAATGCCGATGAAGTTAAAGAGTTATTCAA GGCGTTTGGAGAAATTAAGAGCGTTAGGTTACCGAAGAAAATGGTTGGAGAAGAAAAGCACAGAGGCTTTGGTTTCGTGGAATTCTACACGAAAAAGGAAGCTAAG AGGGCTTTTAAAGCTTTGTGTCAAAGTACTCATTTATATGGGCGTAGATTAGTTTTGGAATGGGCCCAGACAGATGAAGGTGTTGAAGATTTGAGAAAACGTACTGCGAAACACTTTCACGAAG ATATATCAGCAAAAAGAAGTAAAAAGTCTACATTGGATCCCGAATCTATAGGTTTAGAAGTTGATCAGTCAAATAAGTGA